The genomic DNA TCCGCGTGGTCGGCGGCGCAATCGAAGGCTCAGTCGCTGCTTGGCGAAGCGGGCGCAAACGCGCTGATGGGCATTGCGGGCGATCTGCCGAATCGAATCAGCTGATTTTTTCGATCGTTGATGTTGTATGTGCAACACGTAGCACGTTCGATCCGCGTAGCGCAAAGTATCCGCTATGTGCCAGCCGGTACTTGCGTCTACAAAGGCATCGTTTCGGAAAACACGCGCGATACATCCGCGCGTTCCAATACGCTCTCGCCGGACGCGCGCTGCGTCCGGACCGTGCGTCCAATGGCTCGTGCAACTACGCGGCCATTACCTGGAATCATTGGCGCAAAGCCAATCGGAGTTCTTATGTCAGACCACCTTCCTCCATCGCCGTCGCGTCGGCGCTTTGTCGGTGTCGCCGCGGCCACCGTCGCCGCAGGTTCGCTGAGCCAGCTTGCATTCGCACAAACGGATCAGGCGATAACCTCAGTCGCGCAGCCAACGGGCGGCGACAAGACGGCGATTCGTCCGCTTCGTGTGCATGTGCCCGAGGCGCAATTGATCGATTTGCGTCGACGCATCAAGGCGACGCGATGGCCCGAGCGCGAGACGGTTGCCGACAACACACAAGGCGTTCAGCTTGCGATGATGCAGGAACTCGCGCGCCATTGGTCCACCGGCTACGACTGGCGCAAGTGCGAAGCAAAGCTGAATGCGCTGCCGAACTTCGTGACCGAAATCGACGGACTGGATATTCATTTCATCCACGTGCGCTCGAAGCATGCCAATGCGATGCCGTTGATCGTCACGCACGGCTGGCCCGGCTCGGTGATCGAGCAGTTCAAGATTATCGATCCGCTGGTCAACCCGACCGCTTATGGCGCGAGCGCATCCGATGCGTTTCATCTGGTCATTCCGTCGTTGCCTGGCTATGGCTTTTCCGGCAAGCCCGCCACGACGGGCTGGGGCCCGGAGCGCACGGCGCGCGCGTGGGTCGTGCTGATGAAGCGTCTCGGATACGACAAATTCGCGGCGCAAGGCGGCGACCTCGGCGGTGTCGTCGCGAACGTGATGGGCAAGCAGGCGCCGCCCGAGTTGCTGGGCATCCACGTCAACTTCCCGGCGACAATTCCGCCCGAGATCGCCAAGGCGCTTCAGGCGGGCGACCCGCCGCCATCCGGCCTTACGGACGACGAAAAGCATGCATACGACCAGTTGAGCAGCGCGGCCAAAAAGCGACGCGCCTACGCGCTGGAGATGGGAACGCGCCCGCAAACGCTCTATGGCATTTCGGACTCGCCGATCGGGTTGGCCGGCTGGCTGCTCGATCACGGCGACGGCTACGAGCAGCCGGCAGCGGCGCTCACTTCCGCTGTATTCGGCCGGGCCGTGAATGGAGAATCGTCAGGCGCGCTGACGCTCGACGACGTGCTCGACGACATCACGCTTTACTGGCTAACGAACACGGGTATCTCTGCGGCGCGCTTCTATTGGGAATCTCATTTCAACTTCCTCGCCGCCGCCGATGTGTCCGTCCCCGCCGCCGTCAGCGTCTTTCCTCGCGAGAACTATCAGGCGCCGCGTAGCTGGACCGAGCGCGCGTATCACAACCTCATTTACTACAACCGGCTCGACAAGGGCGGGCATTTTGCGGCGTGGGAACAGCCGCAACTGTTTGCCGAAGAAGTGCGGGCAGGGTTGAGGCCGTTGCGTTGATAAAGGGCTGGGCGGGGAGTCGTCACTCCCCGTTTGCGCGCCCCCGTCTCGCTGCATCGACCAACGCGCGGATCGCCCAGCGTTTCACTTTCCGGGCGCGCGCGTCGTCGAGTTGCAGCACGTCTTTGAACACCACCATCGCCTCGGTGCCGATCACGAGCGCGAGCGCTTGCGTCAATGTTTCGAACGCGGCGGGCTTGAACTGATCCTGCACAGGTTCCAGCGCCGCCTCGATCAGCGCAGTCCGCCGATTCTGCCGCAGCGGAACTTCACTGTCGGTATCGCCCTTCGCCACGCGCTCCAGCGAATGCGCGAGCATCATACGCAGCGGCGCTTCGTTGGCGAGGATCATGTCGTGAAGCGCCGTATCGACACGCGTGAGCCGCGCCACGGGATCATCCGACGCGCGCGGGCCGAACAGCGTCGACGCATCCGGCGTCGCGACATCGAGTGACGCTTCCAGCAGCAGCGCATCCATGCTCGGAAAATGGCGATATGCGGTGGCGCGCGACACCATCGCTTCCTCCGCGATCTCCTCGAGACTCGGCTTGCGCCCCTGCTTCATCAAACGCGAAGCCGCCAACAACAAGTCCTTGCGCGTGCGCCGCTTCTGGTTCGCGCGCCCGTTGGTCGTGACGTCGGCCATATCAGGCTTGCGGCAACTGCTGCATGATCGCCGCGAGATCGACCCATACGTTCTCACGCGTGATCTGCCCGCTTTCCGCGAACTCGAGCACATGCAACATGCGGAATTCCAGCGGACGCCCGCGCCCTTCGAGTCCAAATGGCCGCCCCGGCGCCTTGCCGCGCCACAGCGATTCGTCGACGACGAAACCGTCGCCATACAGGCGGCGCAAGCACTCGACCCGGCTCTCCGACAAATCCGCGAATAACGCCTCGTAGAACGGCCGCACTTCGCCACGGCCACGCACCGGCCCCGCCGGCCAGCCGACGACGTCATGTTCGACGTCCGGCGCGAGCGTGGCGAGCACGCCTTCGACATCGTCGCGTCTCTCGAAACCGAAGTGCTCTTCGATCTTCCCGTCCATCTGCACAGGCGTCAGCGTCATGATTGGCTCCTCTCGATTGCATTCGCACCGTTTGCCAATTCATTCTAGTGAGACTCGCGTCTCATTACAAGATCGTAATGTAGTTTTAACCTCAGGTAGAATTTTGTCCGACATCGACGCTATGATCCTAGCGCGGTCCAGGCAGTCTTCCCTGCAATCGGAATCACCTCATCCGGGTTCATTCACAGCCTTGAAGATCGAGCATCCGACCGACGGCCCGACGCGGCTCCCATACGCACACGACTACTTCAGCACCGCCAGCGAGTCGCCGCAGCAGCAATTGCTCGCCTGGAGAAATCGCATCGGTCATATCCTGGATGTGCCCGTCGCAAAGAGTCAGCGGGAAAGCGGCTTTCGAGGGACCATCGACAGTTATCGCTCCGCGGATCTCGCCTTCATGGACTGCCGCACCGACGCGATCCTGCAAACGCGCACCGCCGCACGAATCTCCACCGATAGCGCGCGCCAGTTCGTGTTCCATGTGCTCGTCGATGGCCAGATCGAGACGACGACGGGCATGTATCCCAAGCGCGTTTCCACGCAGATCAAACCCGGCATTCTCGCGCTGGACATGGGGCAGCCGATGCGCATGCAACGCACCGACTGCCGTTTGCTGGCGATCTTCCTGCCGCGCGAATGGCTCGCGCCCGTGCTACCCGAGCCTGAGTCGATTCACGGCCATGTCATCGAGTACGATTCGCCGCTCGCGCGCCTGATTCCGGGCTATCTCGCCGCGCTGTCCCAAACCGGTCAGTCGACGAACCCCGCCGACTTCCACGACGCGCTGAAAACCTGCGCCATGTTGATTGCGGCCGCGTTCGGCAAGCGGACGGGACGCGCGGGCGGCACACGCGCGGCCGCGCGCGCCGCCGTGTTCGGCACCCTCCGGCGTTACATCGAAGCCAATCTGCATGAACCCGATCTTTCGCCCGAAAGTGTGCTGCTCGCGTCGCAACTGTCGCGCCCGACGCTCTACCGGCTGTTCGAGAGCGAAGGCGGGCTCGCAACGTATATTCGCAACCGCCGGCTGAGCCAGGCCGCCGACGAACTGCGCCGCTATCCGAACAAGGCGGTGGTCGAAATCGCGTATGGACTCGGCTTCAACAGCGCGTCCGATTTCAATCGAGCGTTCCGCCGCGCATTCGATATGTCGCCGCTCGATTTCCGGATGTTCACCGTTTAACGTCCCGCCACAAACGCTCAACAGGAGAAGTCATGTCGGCTGTGTCGGCGTTCAAGCTGGTGCTGCTCTCGCTGATTGCGATCATCGCGCTCGAACTGATCGCGAAGCGTCTGCGGCTGCCGCCCGCGGCCGCGTTGCTGGTCGGCGGCGCAGCCATGGCGTTCGCCCCCGGCCTGCCGCCCGTCGTGCTCGACCCCGACCTCGTGCTGATCGTCTTCCTGCCGCCATTGCTGATGGATGGCGCGTACTTCTTCG from Paraburkholderia terrae includes the following:
- a CDS encoding TetR/AcrR family transcriptional regulator produces the protein MADVTTNGRANQKRRTRKDLLLAASRLMKQGRKPSLEEIAEEAMVSRATAYRHFPSMDALLLEASLDVATPDASTLFGPRASDDPVARLTRVDTALHDMILANEAPLRMMLAHSLERVAKGDTDSEVPLRQNRRTALIEAALEPVQDQFKPAAFETLTQALALVIGTEAMVVFKDVLQLDDARARKVKRWAIRALVDAARRGRANGE
- a CDS encoding epoxide hydrolase family protein is translated as MSDHLPPSPSRRRFVGVAAATVAAGSLSQLAFAQTDQAITSVAQPTGGDKTAIRPLRVHVPEAQLIDLRRRIKATRWPERETVADNTQGVQLAMMQELARHWSTGYDWRKCEAKLNALPNFVTEIDGLDIHFIHVRSKHANAMPLIVTHGWPGSVIEQFKIIDPLVNPTAYGASASDAFHLVIPSLPGYGFSGKPATTGWGPERTARAWVVLMKRLGYDKFAAQGGDLGGVVANVMGKQAPPELLGIHVNFPATIPPEIAKALQAGDPPPSGLTDDEKHAYDQLSSAAKKRRAYALEMGTRPQTLYGISDSPIGLAGWLLDHGDGYEQPAAALTSAVFGRAVNGESSGALTLDDVLDDITLYWLTNTGISAARFYWESHFNFLAAADVSVPAAVSVFPRENYQAPRSWTERAYHNLIYYNRLDKGGHFAAWEQPQLFAEEVRAGLRPLR
- a CDS encoding ester cyclase, with translation MTLTPVQMDGKIEEHFGFERRDDVEGVLATLAPDVEHDVVGWPAGPVRGRGEVRPFYEALFADLSESRVECLRRLYGDGFVVDESLWRGKAPGRPFGLEGRGRPLEFRMLHVLEFAESGQITRENVWVDLAAIMQQLPQA
- a CDS encoding helix-turn-helix domain-containing protein, which produces MKIEHPTDGPTRLPYAHDYFSTASESPQQQLLAWRNRIGHILDVPVAKSQRESGFRGTIDSYRSADLAFMDCRTDAILQTRTAARISTDSARQFVFHVLVDGQIETTTGMYPKRVSTQIKPGILALDMGQPMRMQRTDCRLLAIFLPREWLAPVLPEPESIHGHVIEYDSPLARLIPGYLAALSQTGQSTNPADFHDALKTCAMLIAAAFGKRTGRAGGTRAAARAAVFGTLRRYIEANLHEPDLSPESVLLASQLSRPTLYRLFESEGGLATYIRNRRLSQAADELRRYPNKAVVEIAYGLGFNSASDFNRAFRRAFDMSPLDFRMFTV